The DNA window TCACGTGGCGCTGCGTCAAGAGCTGATGGAAGAACGGGAAAAGGGAATGCCTATCCTCACCACGACGATTGAAGATCCCTCTATCCGTCACGAGATGAGCGCCCTTGAGCAGTTGTGGAATCAGTTAGCAGTAATGGATACTAAGCCTCTGATTGATAGCATTATTAATGCTAAACGAGTCGTTGTGATTGGTTATCGAAACAGTTACCCTTTGGCTATGCATTTTCGTCAACAATTGATGCAATGCCGCGATAATGTTTCGTTATTACCACTGCCTGGGCAGACTCTAGGCGAAGACATCAGTATGCTCAATGATGATGACTTTGTGATTTTAATGGGCATTCGTCGCCGTGTAGAGCACTTCGGTCGTTTGGTGGAATTTCTGCAAGGAAAGCCGAGTTTGCTCATCACTGATCAATCGGGTCAGCAATACGCCAACAAATTTGAGCACGCATTGATTTGTCATATGAACAATCAAGCGCCGCTCGACAGTTATGCGGTTCCGATGAGTTTGATCTCCTATTTGGTCAATAAGGTGTATCGCCAACTGGGCAGTAATGCGGTGAAACAGAGCCGCAATATCAGTCACAGCTACGCAGCGCTTCGCGAAGTGGAATAGTGGCTTATCTCAAAGTACTTATCTTAAAGTAAAGACAGTAGAAAAATAACGTATGAGCGTATTAGCAAAAATTAAAAAAGAGTGGTTTTTGGCCAGTATGGTAGTGGCGATAGGACTTGCTGTTATCACCCCAAATCTGGGTAAAAGTAACGGGGTGCTGCACCTCAATATCGTCACTGAATTTGGTATTGCCATTGTCTTCTTCTTACATGGTTTAGGTATGTCGCCTAAAGCCATTAAAGCGGGGTTGGCCAACTGGAAACTGCACATTTATGTGCAACTGGCGACCTTTGCTGTTTATCCGCTGATATGGGTTATCTTTGGTAGCAGCTTCTTAAAATTCATGCCCGCTGCACTGGCATTCGGTTTTTGTTATCTCTTCTCTTTGCCAAGTACGATCTCTTCTTCGGTCACGATGACCAGCGTGGGTAAAGGTAACGTTCCGGGGGCGATTTTTAATGCCTCGTTATCGACCATTTTAGGTGTGTTTATTACCCCTGCATTGATTCAAGCCTTTATGGGCTTGCAAGGTGTGCAATTAGACTTGATGGGTTCAGTAATTTCGATTGCGAAAATGCTATTGATCCCGATGATCGTGGGTCAATTACTGCGTCCTTATCTCTCTGATTGGGCGACGCGCCACAAAGCCATCGTCGGTAAAGTAGATAAATACGTCATCATCTTGATTGTCTATAACGCGTTTTGTGATTCTGTGAACAATGGCATTTGGTCGCAGTTCTCACTAGAACTACTCGCTAGCTCAATTGTTATCTGTTTCATCGTGTTGATGATCATGGTGCATGGCATTCAATGGGGCGCACGCAAAGTGGGTTTTGTTCTGCCCGATGAAGTCGCAGCGGTGTTCTGCGGTACGAAGAAAACCCTTGCTGCAGGTATTCCAATGGCCAAAGTTATCTTTGGTGCCGATCCTAATTTGGGGATGTTACTGCTGCCTATCATGCTGTATCACCCAATGCAGATTTTTTACTGCGCAATATTGGCTAACCGCTATGCCAAACAAGCGGAACAAAAACCGACTCAAGCGGTGACTGAGTAACACCGATGAAAAAGGGCGACAACATGGATTGACGGTCGCCCTGCATTGCGCCTTGACGAGCGAAGAAGCAAAGTCACCGCGTGATGACGATAAAACGAAATTTCTAATAAGGACATTAACATGAGTATGGATACTCGCATTTTCTGCCCCCAAGGCCCAGAGCGCCTCGCTCCCACAGGTGAAGGAGTGCTTTCTGGCTTTAACTTTGTATTTAAAGATCTGTTTGATGTTGAAGGTTACGTTACTGGCGCTGGTAACCCGACGTGGCTAACAACCCATCTTCCCGCAAGCCGCACTTCTCCTTTAATTGAACGCTTACTTTTCCAAGGTGCTGAATGCGTTGGTCGAGTACAAACCGATGAACTCGCCTATAGCCTGAACGGGCAAAACCATCATTATGGAACGCCGATTAACCCCATTGCGCCTGATTCGATTCCAGGCGGGTCATCCAGCGGCAGCGCTGTGTGTGTATCGGGTGGCATCTGTGATTTTTCTATTGGGACAGACACTGGCGGCTCGATACGCGTTCCCGCCAGTTACAACAATATCTATGGATTGCGTCCAACCCTTGGTTCACTCGATTTGAGCGCTGCGTTTGAACTGGCAAAAAGTTTTGATACCGCAGGGATATTGGCAATCAGTTTGCCGCTCCTGAAACGTGTTTATGAAGTGCTGAGTCAGCAAACGTTAGCCAGCACTCCTTGCTCTGCGCTCTATCTGGATGAGGCCTTTGTTCCTTTTTTGGGTGAAGAGCGTTTAGCACGTTTAGAGCAGTGGTGCGATCTCTCTTCGACCATGCTGCATCGAGGATCGCGTTTGGCTGAGTTAGGCTATGACTTTAGCCAAATGAGTTTGCTGTTTCGCACCTTACAAGGTTTTGAAATCATCAACGAACATGGTCAATGGTTGCAGCTGCATGGTGATTCTCTCGATCCTGCCATTGGCGAGAGAGTGACATGGGCGCGCACCATTACTAAAGACGACTACCAAAACGCGCAGCGAGAACAGTTGCGTTTGCGTGAAACCTTGAGCCAATTAATGGCGGAAACGTTAGAAACATCAGCGGCGCTGTGGGTGTTACCGACCACACCGGGAGCTCCGCCTAAATTGGATATGCCTGCTCAGGCACTGGCAGAATATCGCAGTGAATTAATGGGATTGACCGCATTGGCAGGCTTGGCAGGATTGCCACAACTGCATCTTCCTATGGGCGGGCTGAGCTTTGGACCCGCAGGTATTTCGCTAATTGGACAAGCTCACCAAGAAGGCGCTGTCATCGCCACTGGAATGAAACTGGTTGGGGAGGTTGACGATGTCGCATAACAAAAGTGCGTTTACTGCACCTCACCGTGAAGCCACATTAGCTGGCCAAGCCATTTTGGACGCAGGCGGCACCGCCTGTGAAGCGATGGTGGCTGCAGCTGCCATGATTGCAGTGCAGTATCCGCACATGAATGGTTTAGGTGGCGATGGCTTTTGGATCATCAGTAAAAAGGGCGAAAAACCGGTCGCGATTGATGCTTGTGGCGCAGCCGCGTTAAGCGCCAACATCGACGATTACCGCCGTTTAGGCGATGAAATGCCAGACTCTGGCGGAAAAGCTGCGGTGACGATGGCCGGTACCGTCGACGGCTGGCAAAAAGCGCTCGAGTACAATCATTCAGATTTGCCGCTGAGCACACTGTTTCAACCCGCAATACACAGTGCAACTAACGGCATTACCGTGACAGAAAGTATGGCGTTTGCCAGTCACAAAACCTATGCTCGGCTGCAAGCTTATGGTCCATTTAATGATCTCTATTTGATTAACGGGCTGCCGCTGTCAGCGGGAGAAACCATCGTCAACCCCGCCTTAGCGATGACGTTAAACCGCCTCGCGCAATCGGGACTCGATGACTTTTATCGCGGTGAGTTAGCCCAAGAAATGGCGAGAGAACTGCAAGAGGCGGGTAGCCCACTCACTCTTGAAGATTTTCATGGTTATCAAGCCGAGTGGGTTGATCCGCTCACGGTGAAGACCAGCCGTGGTCAGCTGTATAACTTTGACGCACCAACCCAAGGTGTGGCATCACTGCTGATAT is part of the Vibrio porteresiae DSM 19223 genome and encodes:
- a CDS encoding MurR/RpiR family transcriptional regulator, whose protein sequence is MTNQHSLNERITEHYDRLTQSSRRVAEYLQGNPEKILMLSTGEIADACQVSKTSVSRFIRQLGYDDHVALRQELMEEREKGMPILTTTIEDPSIRHEMSALEQLWNQLAVMDTKPLIDSIINAKRVVVIGYRNSYPLAMHFRQQLMQCRDNVSLLPLPGQTLGEDISMLNDDDFVILMGIRRRVEHFGRLVEFLQGKPSLLITDQSGQQYANKFEHALICHMNNQAPLDSYAVPMSLISYLVNKVYRQLGSNAVKQSRNISHSYAALREVE
- a CDS encoding bile acid:sodium symporter family protein gives rise to the protein MSVLAKIKKEWFLASMVVAIGLAVITPNLGKSNGVLHLNIVTEFGIAIVFFLHGLGMSPKAIKAGLANWKLHIYVQLATFAVYPLIWVIFGSSFLKFMPAALAFGFCYLFSLPSTISSSVTMTSVGKGNVPGAIFNASLSTILGVFITPALIQAFMGLQGVQLDLMGSVISIAKMLLIPMIVGQLLRPYLSDWATRHKAIVGKVDKYVIILIVYNAFCDSVNNGIWSQFSLELLASSIVICFIVLMIMVHGIQWGARKVGFVLPDEVAAVFCGTKKTLAAGIPMAKVIFGADPNLGMLLLPIMLYHPMQIFYCAILANRYAKQAEQKPTQAVTE
- a CDS encoding amidase family protein; the protein is MSMDTRIFCPQGPERLAPTGEGVLSGFNFVFKDLFDVEGYVTGAGNPTWLTTHLPASRTSPLIERLLFQGAECVGRVQTDELAYSLNGQNHHYGTPINPIAPDSIPGGSSSGSAVCVSGGICDFSIGTDTGGSIRVPASYNNIYGLRPTLGSLDLSAAFELAKSFDTAGILAISLPLLKRVYEVLSQQTLASTPCSALYLDEAFVPFLGEERLARLEQWCDLSSTMLHRGSRLAELGYDFSQMSLLFRTLQGFEIINEHGQWLQLHGDSLDPAIGERVTWARTITKDDYQNAQREQLRLRETLSQLMAETLETSAALWVLPTTPGAPPKLDMPAQALAEYRSELMGLTALAGLAGLPQLHLPMGGLSFGPAGISLIGQAHQEGAVIATGMKLVGEVDDVA